Proteins encoded together in one Ignavibacteriota bacterium window:
- a CDS encoding MgtC/SapB family protein, whose translation MDSISQIVSQPDFSDVTVLFQKAGISLLVGALVGIERERSLEERHKLFAGIRTYPLIGLAGFLSALIGHIVSHWVLVALASAFFGLVIVSYVFEARDGFYGATSEVSAVIIFLLGALIYWEMYAISIAAGVIVALFLSLKSPLEAFIKRVSEEDLYATLKFAIITAIILPVLPNQTFGPLDVLNPRHIWYMVVLIAGISFFGYILVKVFGSRKGIALTGLLGGLVSSTAVTLSFSQKSKVAPELGKTFASAIVLACTIMYPRILIMIAVTNQKLFQFIWPFVAILTLVGIASSVLLLFGVRKHTYDDVKLANPFELFSAIKFGLIFAAILFVSKAAQIYLGDNGVLLAAGLAGTTDVDAITLSMANLSKAGSVTDSVAAIAIILAITVNTIVKAGIAMSLGAVTLRRYTLPGFGAVLLTGLGLVLYLFLG comes from the coding sequence ATGGATTCGATTTCGCAGATCGTGTCACAACCGGACTTTTCGGATGTGACTGTCCTTTTTCAAAAGGCCGGCATCAGCCTCCTGGTCGGAGCACTGGTCGGCATCGAGCGCGAGCGTTCCCTCGAAGAGCGTCACAAACTCTTTGCCGGCATTCGCACCTACCCGCTCATCGGACTCGCCGGCTTCCTTTCCGCTCTCATCGGGCACATCGTTTCACACTGGGTGCTCGTAGCTCTGGCCTCGGCGTTTTTTGGGCTTGTAATCGTGTCGTACGTCTTCGAGGCGCGAGATGGATTCTACGGCGCGACAAGCGAAGTATCCGCCGTCATCATTTTTCTGCTTGGTGCGCTGATCTACTGGGAGATGTATGCAATCTCCATCGCGGCGGGAGTGATTGTGGCCCTCTTCCTCTCGCTGAAATCACCACTCGAGGCGTTTATCAAACGCGTCAGCGAAGAAGATCTCTACGCTACGCTCAAGTTCGCCATCATCACCGCGATCATTCTCCCGGTGTTGCCGAACCAGACCTTCGGCCCCCTCGACGTACTCAATCCGCGGCACATCTGGTACATGGTGGTACTCATCGCAGGCATCAGTTTTTTCGGCTACATCCTCGTCAAGGTTTTTGGCTCCCGCAAGGGTATCGCACTGACGGGATTGCTCGGCGGACTCGTCTCGAGCACGGCGGTCACTCTCTCTTTTTCGCAGAAGAGCAAGGTTGCTCCCGAACTGGGAAAGACGTTTGCCTCTGCCATTGTTCTTGCGTGCACCATCATGTATCCGCGCATACTGATCATGATCGCCGTGACGAATCAGAAGCTCTTCCAATTCATCTGGCCCTTCGTCGCCATTCTAACCCTGGTCGGGATTGCATCGAGCGTACTGCTTCTGTTCGGCGTCCGAAAACACACCTACGACGATGTAAAGCTTGCGAATCCCTTTGAATTATTCTCGGCGATAAAATTCGGTCTGATTTTCGCGGCCATCCTGTTCGTTTCGAAAGCGGCGCAGATCTATCTCGGTGACAATGGCGTTCTACTTGCGGCGGGGCTTGCCGGCACCACCGATGTTGATGCGATCACCCTGTCCATGGCGAATCTGTCCAAAGCCGGCAGCGTCACCGATTCGGTTGCTGCAATTGCGATCATCCTCGCAATTACCGTGAATACCATTGTGAAGGCGGGTATCGCTATGTCCCTTGGCGCCGTGACGCTTCGTCGATATACACTTCCCGGCTTCGGGGCGGTATTGCTTACGGGACTCGGACTGGTTCTCTACCTGTTCCTCGGCTGA
- a CDS encoding alpha/beta fold hydrolase, translated as MPILQTLDGSLTYDTSGNRTDPAVLLLHGILGTYQSELAPLAERLAHTHYVVGIDFRMHGRSIAPPDAFSVQGLCDDVRAVLHAEGITQAHVVGYSLGGYVALQLERTVPGNILSIYMHGTKFYWTDAAINAFTHALDPEVIRAKQPRWADRLESLHASQGTGHWQDLCRAASSMILGLAGHFPEDALASVTVPVCVSIGDRDELVPLDEAVALFRALPAGSLAVLPATRHPLPSADADLLAHHVRKHMLRAAV; from the coding sequence ATGCCCATACTTCAAACTCTCGACGGATCGCTCACCTACGACACCTCCGGCAATCGAACCGATCCGGCGGTCCTGCTGCTCCACGGCATCCTCGGCACCTATCAATCCGAGCTCGCGCCTCTTGCCGAGCGCCTTGCGCACACGCATTACGTGGTGGGTATCGATTTTCGGATGCACGGCCGGTCGATCGCGCCGCCCGACGCTTTTTCCGTGCAGGGATTGTGTGACGATGTCCGCGCCGTTCTTCACGCCGAGGGTATCACGCAGGCGCATGTCGTCGGTTATAGTCTCGGCGGATATGTCGCGCTGCAACTTGAACGCACGGTGCCCGGAAACATCCTCTCAATCTACATGCACGGGACGAAGTTCTACTGGACCGATGCGGCCATCAATGCTTTCACCCATGCGCTCGATCCCGAGGTCATCCGCGCCAAACAACCACGCTGGGCCGACCGGCTCGAGTCGCTGCACGCGTCTCAGGGTACGGGTCATTGGCAGGACCTGTGCCGGGCGGCCTCGTCCATGATTCTTGGACTCGCCGGACACTTTCCAGAAGACGCCCTTGCATCCGTCACCGTCCCCGTATGTGTCAGTATCGGTGATCGTGATGAACTTGTACCTCTCGACGAGGCGGTTGCGCTGTTCCGCGCTCTTCCGGCGGGATCGTTGGCGGTGCTGCCTGCAACCCGTCATCCCCTCCCTTCGGCGGATGCCGACCTTCTGGCCCATCACGTGCGCAAGCATATGCTGCGCGCCGCCGTGTGA